A genomic window from Amia ocellicauda isolate fAmiCal2 chromosome 15, fAmiCal2.hap1, whole genome shotgun sequence includes:
- the LOC136771809 gene encoding uncharacterized protein LOC136771809: MAAPLLLSLLLLVQRESLCEAAERRTVRAGDTVTLDCDIGFKQETLWFGQRDAETPFLSILATKKTAVDELFSRFSRGDDPRFTVVWESDKDPRGSASLRIQSITEADLALYYCVERGEGGLVLGNGTRLVYETSNQHPAPCVLSWALLGCVSAGCLLLSGCLCCLWSRRGGDRCGGEQCRGKGAVQGAEVESDYANIQIHTSHTYATDRTVYLHQITEQSRAKINCF, from the exons ATGGCAGCGCCGctgctcctctccctcctcc tTCTGGTCCAGCGGGAGAGTCTGTGTGAAGCGGCCGAGCGGCGGACTGTCAGAGCCGGGGACACCGTCACCCTGGACTGCGACATCGGATTTAAGCAAGAGACTCTGTGGTTTGGGCAGCGCGACGCGGAGACGCCATTCCTGAGCATTTTAGCAACAAAAAAAACGGCAGTAGACGAACTCTTCTCACGGTTCTCCAGAGGCGACGACCCCCGCTTCACTGTGGTGTGGGAGTCGGATAAAGACCCCCGCGGCTCCGCCAGTCTGCGCATCCAGAGCATCACCGAGGCGGACCTGGCGCTGTACTACTgcgtggagagaggagagggagggctTGTGTTGGGGAATGGGACCCGGCTCGTCTACG AAACCAGTAACCAGCACCCAGCCCCCTGTGTGCTGAGCTGGGCGctgctgggctgtgtgtctgcaggCTGCCTCCTGCTCTCCGGCTGTCTCTGCTGCCTCTGGAGCAGGAGAG GTGGCGATCGGTGTGGAGGGGAGCAGTGCAGAGGAAAAGGAGCAGTGCAG GGGGCAGAGGTGGAGTCAGATTACGCCAACATACAGATTCACACAAGCCACACCTACGCCACAGACAGAACTGTGTATCTTCACCAGATCACAGAGCAGTCAAGGgcaaaaataaattgtttttaa